One window of Staphylococcus chromogenes genomic DNA carries:
- a CDS encoding N-acetylglucosaminidase, with amino-acid sequence MKAYIKKHPSRVLVIVILAVFFILLFINETTFLKNDKNVTFDEAYQRQVNGQVLHTKASHNQFVEASNEDVKEAMRVKLSDSDLQYMDLSEPVQLSEEEVNQMLKGKGVLENQGKAFLEAQKQYDVNVIYLMSHALVETGEGRSELARGIKHGKDRYYNFFGIGAFDSNAVDTGKSYAVRAKWTSPERAIKGGAQFVRENYFKNGQITLYQMKWNPQAPGTNQYASDIDWAAKIADHMQTYYDKFGIKKEQVRRDFYRNT; translated from the coding sequence ATGAAAGCATATATAAAAAAGCATCCTTCTCGGGTATTAGTGATTGTGATTTTAGCTGTCTTTTTTATTTTACTATTCATTAATGAGACGACCTTTTTAAAAAATGATAAAAATGTGACCTTTGATGAAGCTTATCAACGTCAAGTGAACGGACAAGTGCTTCATACTAAAGCAAGTCACAATCAATTTGTTGAAGCTTCGAATGAGGATGTTAAGGAAGCCATGCGCGTTAAACTAAGTGATTCCGATTTACAATATATGGATTTATCAGAACCCGTTCAATTGTCGGAAGAAGAAGTGAATCAAATGCTTAAAGGTAAAGGGGTCCTTGAAAATCAAGGAAAGGCTTTTTTAGAAGCGCAAAAGCAATATGATGTCAATGTGATTTATTTGATGAGTCACGCACTTGTTGAAACAGGTGAAGGGCGTTCTGAGTTAGCGCGTGGGATTAAACATGGCAAAGATCGCTATTACAACTTTTTTGGGATTGGGGCGTTTGACAGCAACGCAGTGGATACTGGAAAAAGCTATGCGGTGCGGGCAAAATGGACATCGCCTGAGCGTGCGATAAAAGGCGGGGCACAATTTGTAAGAGAAAACTATTTTAAAAATGGTCAAATCACGCTGTACCAGATGAAATGGAACCCTCAAGCGCCTGGTACCAACCAATATGCGAGCGATATTGACTGGGCCGCTAAAATTGCAGACCATATGCAAACATATTATGACAAATTTGGAATCAAAAAAGAACAAGTACGTCGTGATTTTTACCGCAATACCTAA